From a region of the Sesamum indicum cultivar Zhongzhi No. 13 linkage group LG3, S_indicum_v1.0, whole genome shotgun sequence genome:
- the LOC105157252 gene encoding AP-1 complex subunit mu-2-like isoform X1 yields MAGATSALFILDIKGRCLISRDYRGQVSAAQVEKFFSKLLEKEDDIESHGPVCFENGVSYMFIQHSNVYLMTASRQNCNVASLLFFLHRVVDVFKHYFEELEEESLRDNFVVVYELLDEIMDFGYPQYTEAKILSEFIKTDAYKMEGTQRPPMAVTNAVSWRSEGVVYRTNEVFLDVVESVNILVNSNGQIIRSEVYGALKMRTRLSGMPECKLGLNDRVLLEAQDRATKGKAIDLDDVKFHQCVRLARFENDRTISFIPPDGSFDLMTYRLSTQVKPLIWVEALVERYSRSRVEMTVKAKSQFKERSTATNVTIELPVPSDATNPSIRTSMGTAKYAPETDALLWKIKSFPGNKEYMLRAEFRLPSIVSEDAVADRKAPIRVKFEIPYFTVSGIQVRYLKIIEKSGYQALPWVRYITMAGDYELRLI; encoded by the exons ATGGCAGGCGCTACGTCGGCGCTGTTTATTCTAGACATCAAGGGCCGGTGTTTGATCAGCCGCGATTATCGGGGGCAGGTCTCCGCCGCCCAGGTCGAGAAGTTCTTCTCTAAGCTCCTTGAGAAAGAG GACGATATAGAGTCTCATGGCCCAGTTTGCTTTGAAAACGGCGTGAGCTACATGTTTATTCAACACAGTAATGTGTACTTGATGACTGCATCGAGGCAGAACTGCAACGTAGCTAGCCTCCTCTTCTTCCTGCATCGTGTTGTGGAC GTTTTCAAGCATTATTTTGAAGAGCTGGAAGAGGAATCTCTTAGAGACAACTTTGTTGTAGTG TATGAATTGCTAGACGAAATCATGGACTTTGGCTATCCTCAGTATACTGAAGCTAAGATACTTAGCGAGTTTATTAAGACGGATGCTTATAAAATGGAAGGCACACAGCGGCCTCCAATGGCTGTGACAAATGCAGTATCCTGGCGCAGTGAAGGCGTAGTTTACAGGACCAATGAA GTGTTTCTTGATGTTGTGGAAAGTGTAAATATTCTTGTCAACAGCAACGGGCAAATAATCCGTTCCGAGGTCTATGGGGCGTTAAAAATGCGAACACGTCTCAG TGGCATGCCAGAATGTAAGCTTGGCCTTAACGATAGGGTCCTGTTGGAGGCTCAAGATCGGGCAACAAAAGGAAAAGCCATTGATCTGGACGACGTTAAATTCCATCA ATGTGTCCGCCTCGCTCGGTTTGAAAATGACCGTACAATCTCTTTCATACCCCCCGATGGATCATTTGATCTTATGACTTATAGACTCAGTACACAG GTAAAACCACTTATATGGGTGGAAGCTCTAGTTGAGAGGTATTCAAGAAGCCGCGTGGAGATGACTGTAAAAGCTAAAAGCCAGTTCAAGGAGCGAAG CACTGCGACAAATGTGACAATTGAGTTGCCTGTGCCATCTGATGCTACAAATCCTAGTATACGAACATCAATGGGAACTGCTAAATATGCTCCTGAAACAGATGCCCTATTATGGAAAATTAAATCGTTTCCTGGTAACAAG GAGTATATGTTGAGGGCAGAGTTTAGACTTCCTTCTATAGTATCTGAGGATGCAGTGGCCGACAGAAAAGCTCCCATCCGTGTGAAATTTGAGATACCGTACTTCACTGTCTCCGGTATTCAG GTTCGTTACCTTAAGATTATTGAGAAAAGCGGGTATCAAGCACTTCCATGGGTGAGATACATAACAATGGCTGGCGACTACGAATTAAGGCTTATCTGA
- the LOC105157252 gene encoding AP-1 complex subunit mu-2-like isoform X2 — MFIQHSNVYLMTASRQNCNVASLLFFLHRVVDVFKHYFEELEEESLRDNFVVVYELLDEIMDFGYPQYTEAKILSEFIKTDAYKMEGTQRPPMAVTNAVSWRSEGVVYRTNEVFLDVVESVNILVNSNGQIIRSEVYGALKMRTRLSGMPECKLGLNDRVLLEAQDRATKGKAIDLDDVKFHQCVRLARFENDRTISFIPPDGSFDLMTYRLSTQVKPLIWVEALVERYSRSRVEMTVKAKSQFKERSTATNVTIELPVPSDATNPSIRTSMGTAKYAPETDALLWKIKSFPGNKEYMLRAEFRLPSIVSEDAVADRKAPIRVKFEIPYFTVSGIQVRYLKIIEKSGYQALPWVRYITMAGDYELRLI, encoded by the exons ATGTTTATTCAACACAGTAATGTGTACTTGATGACTGCATCGAGGCAGAACTGCAACGTAGCTAGCCTCCTCTTCTTCCTGCATCGTGTTGTGGAC GTTTTCAAGCATTATTTTGAAGAGCTGGAAGAGGAATCTCTTAGAGACAACTTTGTTGTAGTG TATGAATTGCTAGACGAAATCATGGACTTTGGCTATCCTCAGTATACTGAAGCTAAGATACTTAGCGAGTTTATTAAGACGGATGCTTATAAAATGGAAGGCACACAGCGGCCTCCAATGGCTGTGACAAATGCAGTATCCTGGCGCAGTGAAGGCGTAGTTTACAGGACCAATGAA GTGTTTCTTGATGTTGTGGAAAGTGTAAATATTCTTGTCAACAGCAACGGGCAAATAATCCGTTCCGAGGTCTATGGGGCGTTAAAAATGCGAACACGTCTCAG TGGCATGCCAGAATGTAAGCTTGGCCTTAACGATAGGGTCCTGTTGGAGGCTCAAGATCGGGCAACAAAAGGAAAAGCCATTGATCTGGACGACGTTAAATTCCATCA ATGTGTCCGCCTCGCTCGGTTTGAAAATGACCGTACAATCTCTTTCATACCCCCCGATGGATCATTTGATCTTATGACTTATAGACTCAGTACACAG GTAAAACCACTTATATGGGTGGAAGCTCTAGTTGAGAGGTATTCAAGAAGCCGCGTGGAGATGACTGTAAAAGCTAAAAGCCAGTTCAAGGAGCGAAG CACTGCGACAAATGTGACAATTGAGTTGCCTGTGCCATCTGATGCTACAAATCCTAGTATACGAACATCAATGGGAACTGCTAAATATGCTCCTGAAACAGATGCCCTATTATGGAAAATTAAATCGTTTCCTGGTAACAAG GAGTATATGTTGAGGGCAGAGTTTAGACTTCCTTCTATAGTATCTGAGGATGCAGTGGCCGACAGAAAAGCTCCCATCCGTGTGAAATTTGAGATACCGTACTTCACTGTCTCCGGTATTCAG GTTCGTTACCTTAAGATTATTGAGAAAAGCGGGTATCAAGCACTTCCATGGGTGAGATACATAACAATGGCTGGCGACTACGAATTAAGGCTTATCTGA